In Magnolia sinica isolate HGM2019 chromosome 12, MsV1, whole genome shotgun sequence, a single genomic region encodes these proteins:
- the LOC131219967 gene encoding ornithine decarboxylase 1A, chloroplastic-like, which produces MDRQQPLLTFQSLMKIPSLRDTKVREIPSSISHDPLHSTIISIIDEEAPLDPFYIMDLGLVITLYHSWVHHLPSIKPFFPVRCNPDRTLLTTLAALGSGFDCGSQDEISHVISLSVPPDRILFSNPCKAEEHIKHAARVGVNMLVFDSIEELDKVRKCHPHSTLLLQIACDGGTTSQYVVPSKYGALAHEVAPLLRHAQRLRLDVVGISLDSEGSGSQPKAHGHTLEAAYNAIQAFPQVGQSKPRIINVGGGFSSNTGFPKEAIAIRQSLQAKFPELAAMTVIASPGRFLAETASVLVTNLIGKRIRGDLHEYWINDGVYGSMNGVVYHKKGVQAMPFAYVSRRANPTCKGLPTFRSTVFGPTCDALDTVFTDRQLPELCVGDWLLFPNMGAYTHASATNFNGFFAANIRTRYIFTKPSYVNKG; this is translated from the coding sequence atggacagacaACAACCCCTTCTCACCTTCCAATCTCTCATGAAAATCCCATCTCTCAGAGACACAAAGGTTAGAGAAATACCATCATCAATCTCACATGACCCACTTCATTCAACCATCATCAGCATCATCGATGAAGAAGCCCCTTTAGACCCATTCTACATCATGGACCTTGGCTTAGTGATCACCCTCTATCACTCATGGGTCCACCACCTCCCTTCCATCAAACCCTTCTTCCCAGTGAGGTGCAATCCAGACCGCACATTACTCACCACCCTCGCAGCCCTTGGCAGCGGCTTCGACTGTGGCAGCCAAGACGAAATCAGTCACGTGATCTCCTTATCGGTCCCACCGGACCGAATCCTGTTCTCGAACCCATGCAAGGCCGAGGAACACATCAAGCATGCTGCCCGCGTCGGTGTTAACATGCTCGTCTTCGATTCGATCGAAGAACTAGACAAGGTACGTAAATGCCACCCTCATTCTACATTGTTGCTGCAGATAGCATGTGATGGTGGGACCACTTCGCAATACGTTGTTCCTAGCAAGTATGGAGCACTAGCCCATGAGGTGGCCCCACTTTTAAGGCATGCCCAACGGTTGAGATTAGATGTTGTAGGCATCTCACTCGATTCTGAAGGAAGTGGGTCGCAACCTAAGGCTCATGGGCACACTTTAGAAGCAGCATATAACGCAATCCAAGCCTTTCCTCAAGTGGGCCAATCCAAACCTAGAATAATCAACGTGGGTGGTGGCTTTAGCTCCAACACTGGCTTTCCCAAGGAAGCGATTGCCATTCGGCAATCGCTACAAGCTAAGTTCCCGGAGCTTGCAGCCATGACGGTTATCGCCAGCCCGGGAAGATTTCTAGCTGAGACAGCATCTGTTCTAGTTACAAACCTGATTGGGAAGCGTATTCGAGGTGATCTACATGAGTATTGGATCAACGATGGTGTTTATGGGTCTATGAATGGTGTGGTCTATCATAAGAAGGGCGTGCAAGCTATGCCGTTTGCTTATGTGTCACGGCGTGCGAATCCCACGTGCAAAGGGCTTCCGACATTTCGATCGACGGTGTTTGGGCCGACTTGTGATGCGCTGGATACGGTGTTCACGGATCGGCAGCTGCCTGAGCTTTGTGTAGGGGATTGGTTGCTGTTTCCCAATATGGGTGCGTATACACATGCTTCAGCAACTAACTTTAACGGTTTCTTTGCTGCTAACATACGCACTAGGTATATTTTTACCAAGCCAAGCTACGTAAACAAAGGTTGA